The Flavobacterium sp. 140616W15 sequence CAAATGTATTTAATCCTGAAGGTAATTCTCTTAAAATTATATTAATTTTTTGAGAATATCATTGCTTTAGATGGATTAAATAGTGGCTGAATAAAATGAATATTTGTCAAAAGATGACAATTTGACATTTTATAAGATTTGGCAGTACTTTTGCAATCCATAGAAAAGAATAAAAAATGAAGTTTAAGAATATTTTTAAAAATAAAAGTAATATGACTACGGAGAATACAGAAATCGATCAAGAAATAGATGACGTAACGTTAGAGAATAATGCCAATGGCGAACAAATTATTATTGAGGAATTAAGTGTAGAAGAACAATTAGCTCAAGACTTAGCCAAAGAAAAAGATAAATTCTTGAGATTGTTTGCTGAGTTTGAAAATTACAAAAAAAGAACTTCAAAAGAAAGAATGGATTTGTTTAAAACCGCTAATCAAGAGGTGTTGTTAGCAATGCTTCCTGTATTAGATGATTTTGACAGAGCAATGGTTGAAATCAGCAAATCTAATGATGAAACATTGACTAAAGGAGTTGAGCTAATTCACGAAAAACTAAAAAGCACTTTAGTTGCTAAAGGTTTAGAGCAAATTGAAGTGAGAGCAGGAGATGCATTTAATGCAGATTATGCAGAAGCTATTACTCAAATTCCAGCACCTTCAGATAAATTGAAGGGTAAAATCGTTGATGTTATAGAAAAAGGATACAAATTAGGAGACAAAATTATTCGTTTTCCTAAAGTTGTCGTTGGAAACTAAAATAACAAATTATAAATCCCAAATCCCAAATAGATAGTTTTGAATTTTCAGAATTGAGTTATTTATTGGGTTTTGTTTTTTGGAATTTAAACAATTATGAAAAAAGATTTTTACGAAATATTAGGCATTTCAAAAAATGCGGATGCTGCTGAGATTAAAAAAGCGTACCGTAAATGTGCGTTAAAATATCATCCGGATAAAAATCCGGATAATAAAGAGGCAGAAGAGAACTTCAAATTGGCTGCAGAAGCATATGAAGTTTTAAGCGACCCTAATAAAAAAGCCAAATACGACCAATACGGACACCAAGCCTTTGATGGTTCAGGTGGTTTTGGAGGTGGTGGACATGGTGGCATGAATATGGATGACATATTCAGTCAGTTTGGCGACATCTTCGGAGGCGGATTTGGTGGTTTCGGAGGAGGCGGTGGCGGAGGCCCTCGTCGTACTAAAGGAAGTAATCTTAGAATTAAAGTTAAATTAACTTTAGAAGAGATTGCAAATGGTGTTGAGAAAAAAGTAAAAGTAAAACGTAAGGTTCAAGCCAAAGGGGTTACTTATAAAACATGTTCTACATGTAATGGTCAAGGGCAGGTAATGCGTGTGACTAATACTATTTTAGGTAGAATGCAATCCGCTTCGACTTGTCCAAGTTGTGGAGGTTCTGGTCAGATTTTAGATAAAAAACCTGCCAATGCAGATTCGCAAGGAATGGTTCAGGAAGATGAAACTGTATCAATCAAAATTCCTGCAGGAGTTGTTGATGGAATGCAGTTAAAAGTTTCTGGTAAAGGAAACGATGCGCCAGGAAATAGCGTACCAGGTGATTTAATTGTTGCAATTGAAGAACTTGAGCACGAATTACTGAAGCGTGAAGGAGAAAATTTACATTACGATTTATATATAAGTTTTCCAGAAGCTGTTTTAGGTATCTCAAAAGATATTGAAGCTATTAACGGAAAAGTACGAATTAAATTAGAAGAAGGAATTCAATCTGGGAAAATTCTGAGATTGAAAGGAAAAGGAATTCCAAGTATCAATGGATACGGAAATGGAGATTTATTAGTGCATGTAAATGTTTGGACACCAAAAACATTAAGCAAAGAGCAAAAACAGTTCTTTGAAAATGCTTTGAATGACGAACATTTTACTCCGCATCCTGAGAAAACGGATAAATCATTTTTTGAAAAAGTAAAAGATATGTTTTCATAAACAATCTTAATCTTTTGTAAAACGTTATAATTAATTTACAACCCGTCTTAAACTTTGTTTAAGACGGGTTTTTTTTTGTAACAATATGAAGTATTCGCTACTAATTATTTACTTTTACACACGCGAGGCCAAAAAGGCCATATTGATTTAGTAAATCCAAAAAAAAAGCATGAGCAACTTACTCGAAGTACATAATGTCGTAAAACAATACGGTGATTATGTTGCGCTTAATGAAGTTTCATTAAATGTTCCTAAAGGTAGTATTTACGGACTGTTAGGGCCCAATGGAGCAGGAAAAACATCACTTATACGAATTATAAATCAGATTACTTATCCAGATAGTGGACAGGTGATTCTTGATGGCGAAAAATTAGACCCAAAACATGTTCAACATATTGGATACCTTCCTGAAGAAAGAGGTTTGTATAGTTCTATGAAAGTAGGAGAGCAATGTTTGTATTTGGCTCAGATGAAAGGATTGTCTAAAGCCGAAGCTAAAAAACAATTGGAATATTGGTTTGATAGATTAGAGATACAAGGATGGTGGAACAAAAAAGTTCAGGAATTGTCAAAAGGAATGGCACAGAAAATCCAATTTGTAGTTTGTGTATTGCATAAACCAAAATTGTTGATTTTTGATGAGCCATTTTCAGGTTTTGATCCAGTTAATGCCAATGTCATAAAAGATGAAATTTTGGCATTAAAAGAACAAGGGGCAACAATTATTTTTCGACACACCGAATGGAAAGTGTAGAAGAACTTTGTGATCATATTGCTTTGATTCATAAATCGAATAAACTGATTGAAGGAAAATTGGTTGATGTAAAAAGACAATTTAAGACAAATAGTTTTGAGGTTGGTATATTGACAAATAACGTCGAAGGTTTGATGTATGATATTACACAAAAATTCACTGTTTTGCCTGCAAATTTTAAATCATTAGGAGATGAATTAAAACTAGAAATTCAAATAAATAACGCTACTCCAAATGAATTATTGAATATATTGACACAACGCGGACAAGTGACACATTTTGTTGAGAAAATTCCAAGTGTAAACGATATTTTTATTCAAACAGTAACGAAATAGATTGTTAGACTTGCTTAGATTTTTGGACTACTTAGGTTAATCTTAAAATCTAATAAGCCCAAGAAAGTCTAGAGAAATCAAAAAATGAATAATCAAATAATCTAAGCAAGTCTAAGTAGTCTAAAAATCTAACAATCTAAAATAAAAAATGAGTATTATATCATTAATTATAAAAAGAGAATTTATTTCTAAAGTTCGTAATAAGTCATTTGTTGTAATGACTTTTTTAAGTCCGCTATTGTTTGTTGGGATAGCAGCTTTTATCGGATATTTAAGTTCTATGAAAGCTGAAACAAAACGTATTGCAATTCATGACGAAACGGGTTTGTTTGCTTCACAGTTTACAAAGCAGAATGCGAAAAATATTGAGTTCAGATATCTTGATTTATCAAAAGTGCCATTACAATCACTAAAAGATAGTATTGCTAAAGAAAGTTTAGATGGATTGCTTTTGATTCCTAAAACGGATAAGATAAAAGATTTAGAAGGTCGGATTGAATTTATATCAAATAATAGTCCAAGTATTTCTTTTATAGAAAACACACAAAATACAATTGCGGACGAGATTACGAGAATTAATTTTCAAGAAGCAGATTTAGATACATTAGCGATAAAAAATGCTCAGGCAAAAGTAAATATTCATCTTGCAAAAGCATCTGGAGAGGAAAGTTTAAAAGGATTAAATGAAATAAAAATTGCTATTGGAGGATCATTTGGCTACTTGATAATGATGTTTATTGTTATTTATGGTAATATGGTTATGCGAAGTGTAATCGAAGAAAAAACCAATAGAATTATCGAGATTATTATCTCATCAGTAAAACCTTTTCAGTTAATGATGGGTAAGATAATTGGAACTTCATTAGCAGGGTTATTACAGTTTTTAATTTGGGCAGTAATAGGATTTGCTTTAATGTTTGCTGCATCGGCATTTTTTGGTGTAAATGTTGGTCCAACCGCCAAGATTCCGCCAGAGTTAATGCATGCAGCTCAAAAGGAATTCATAGGAACGGCACAAATGTATATCAATGAATTATGGAATTTGCCAATTGCAAGTATCTTAATGGGATTCGTGGTTTATTTCATAGGAGGTTATTTTTTATATAGTTCGTTTTATGCCGCTATTGGGGCAGCGGTTGATAACCAAACCGATTCGCAGCAATTTCTTTTGCCTATTATTATGCCTTTGATTTTGAGCGTTTATATTGGTTTCTTTACTGTGGTGAATGACCCGCATGGGACTATTGCTGTAGTGTTTTCGATGATACCGTTAACCTCACCGATTGTTATGTTAATGCGACTTCCGTTTGGAGTGCCTTGGTGGCAAATAGTTATTTCAGTAACTTTATTGTTTGCTTCGTTTTTTGCAGTAGTTTGGTTTGCTGCCAAAATTTATCGCGTAGGAATATTGATGTATGGTAAGAAACCTACATGGAAAGAATTATATAGATGGCTTAAATATTAAAAAAGTAACAAAGGTACTGAGCGACAAAGGGACAAAGGTTTTAGGTTTTGTGCCTTTGTTCTTTTTAGTCTTTGTGGTTAATATTAAAATAATAATAAAGCTGTAGGGTTGTAAAGATACAAAGATTTTAAACTTTGTACCTTTGAGCCTTTACAACTTTGAGCCTCAAAAAAAGATATAGAGCAACAAAGGGACAAAAGCTTTAGGTTTTGTGCCTTTGTTCTTTTTTAACCTTGTGGTTAATACTAAAATAATAATAAAGCTGTTGGGTTATAAAGTGACAAAGATTTTAAACTTTGTACCTTTGTGCCTTTGCAACTTAGAATCTCAAAAAAAATGAGTAAAATACTAATTATAGAAGACGAAGCAGCTATTCGTAG is a genomic window containing:
- a CDS encoding nucleotide exchange factor GrpE, yielding MKFKNIFKNKSNMTTENTEIDQEIDDVTLENNANGEQIIIEELSVEEQLAQDLAKEKDKFLRLFAEFENYKKRTSKERMDLFKTANQEVLLAMLPVLDDFDRAMVEISKSNDETLTKGVELIHEKLKSTLVAKGLEQIEVRAGDAFNADYAEAITQIPAPSDKLKGKIVDVIEKGYKLGDKIIRFPKVVVGN
- the dnaJ gene encoding molecular chaperone DnaJ, coding for MKKDFYEILGISKNADAAEIKKAYRKCALKYHPDKNPDNKEAEENFKLAAEAYEVLSDPNKKAKYDQYGHQAFDGSGGFGGGGHGGMNMDDIFSQFGDIFGGGFGGFGGGGGGGPRRTKGSNLRIKVKLTLEEIANGVEKKVKVKRKVQAKGVTYKTCSTCNGQGQVMRVTNTILGRMQSASTCPSCGGSGQILDKKPANADSQGMVQEDETVSIKIPAGVVDGMQLKVSGKGNDAPGNSVPGDLIVAIEELEHELLKREGENLHYDLYISFPEAVLGISKDIEAINGKVRIKLEEGIQSGKILRLKGKGIPSINGYGNGDLLVHVNVWTPKTLSKEQKQFFENALNDEHFTPHPEKTDKSFFEKVKDMFS
- a CDS encoding ABC transporter permease, producing MSIISLIIKREFISKVRNKSFVVMTFLSPLLFVGIAAFIGYLSSMKAETKRIAIHDETGLFASQFTKQNAKNIEFRYLDLSKVPLQSLKDSIAKESLDGLLLIPKTDKIKDLEGRIEFISNNSPSISFIENTQNTIADEITRINFQEADLDTLAIKNAQAKVNIHLAKASGEESLKGLNEIKIAIGGSFGYLIMMFIVIYGNMVMRSVIEEKTNRIIEIIISSVKPFQLMMGKIIGTSLAGLLQFLIWAVIGFALMFAASAFFGVNVGPTAKIPPELMHAAQKEFIGTAQMYINELWNLPIASILMGFVVYFIGGYFLYSSFYAAIGAAVDNQTDSQQFLLPIIMPLILSVYIGFFTVVNDPHGTIAVVFSMIPLTSPIVMLMRLPFGVPWWQIVISVTLLFASFFAVVWFAAKIYRVGILMYGKKPTWKELYRWLKY